The following DNA comes from Excalfactoria chinensis isolate bCotChi1 chromosome 5, bCotChi1.hap2, whole genome shotgun sequence.
CATTAGGATGCATATGACAGAGATTAGAAGATATGAAGAGAAGATGGAGGTAGTAAGGCATGATGTCCTGAGACCGCTTTCTACTTTCATTATGACTGGCAATTCGGTTTTGCAATGACTGCTCAGCTTTAGAAACTCGAGCAAACTTCATCTTGAACGGCTTAAAAGTCACGTAGCTTGTAGAGGACAAAAATATTGCATAATAAATACCAGTTTAtaccagtttgtttttttttttgttgttgttgtttgcttttttttttttttttttttttttttttttaattgtcttaGTGAGCATACTGTGAAATATGAAGGTtatctgttttgtgtttggaaTTTCACACTGGCTGATCTACCCAGTGGAAAAAGCTTGTGTGAAAATTTCTCCTGGTGCAGCTTTTGGAGCAAAACTGATGGTGGGAGGATGCTCAGagaagaacaaataaatgtGGGCATCTTGGAGAAATAATTTTCTACAATCTTTATCTTTTTTCAGGCTATGGTTGCTTGTTATCCTGGAAATGGAACTGGGTATGTGCGTCACGTGGACAACCCGAATGGCGATGGGCGCTGCATTACCTGTATTTATTACCTGAATAAGAATTGGGACTCCAAGGTGAGTGAGCCACAAGGTTGAGGCAGAGCATGAAGAAAAActacttcagaaacagaactttGGAGAAGTCAGCTGCTTCTGCAAATTGTGATGAACTTTTGAACAGCTTGTccattttttattgctttacaTACATTTCTTGGTGTTTATAGCAACCTCTTGGAAGTAAAAATCTGAACTGTTTCCTTATCTTTCTGTCTCCCATCCCACACacatgttgttttgttattataGAATAACACTATCTCCTGTGTGGAGATAGGCCTGGTGATCCTGgtggatcccttccagctcaggatgaTCTATGAACGAGCACGTGACTTAGCTTGTTCTCTGCATCTTTAATCACCAGTGGGTCTCCTGACAGGGTGACACTCTTACTTCTGTTTGTATTACTAAAAACAATTAAGTCAGCCTGGAATTTACCATACTTTTaatttggaaacaaaagaaggGTTTATAAACCACAAGATGTCTTTTATATACTTCTATACAATCAAATTGTAATTTTGTGAAACAACAGCCTTTCAAAATCtgaaggggagctacaggagaGAAGAGGACAGACTGTTCAGctgggtctgtggtgatagaacaaggggaaatggctttgaGCTTAAAGAGGGTGCATTTAGgttaaatataagaaaaaagtattttacagtgagagtaatgaggcactggaacaggttgctgccctgtccctggaggctttcaaggtgaggatggatcaggccctggataacctgatcaagctgtggATGTCTCTGTTATTGCAGGGAAGCTGGGCTAGATGAactttaaaggttccttcttACTCTAAAGATTCTATGAATTTATGAAATACAGGCTCTGAAATATCATTTCATagttaggttggatattagaaggaacttctttacagaaagggtggttaggtactggaatgggctccccaaggaggtggttgaattgccatccctggatgtgtttaagagccgtttggatgtggtactcagggatatgatttagcagaggtttgttgttgtggtgttgtttcgtggttgttttttaagagataggctactggttaggctgcggttggacttgatgatcttcaaggtcttttccaacctgagtaattctatgattctatgatcataaGCAGTTTCTTGCACTTGCTAGGAGGAAACTGTGATCTCACACTGATGAAATGGAGCACCCTTACCTGCTCTGCAGTATCCACTGCTTCCAGAGATGTGTTTGGAAACTGAAAAGTTTCTGGACATTTGTGACAGGGccactgttttccttcttggaTCATTTACTTTACCCCTAGATGTTTATGCTGAAACATTGCAAACTGTTTGAAAGTTGAGGTGGCCAGGAGATGCAGTGTGCAGTTCCAGTGTTGTCATATAGCTGCCTTGGTTATCATTAAATTTTTACTCTGTTTGGATGATGAGGAGGTGAAAATACGTTGTTACTCACATCAGTATGTGGCTGTTTATATGTGTAATGAATaacctctccttttctttcagctccatGGTGGAATTCTTCGAATATTCCCAGAAGGGAAGTCCTATGTAGCAGATGTTGAGCCGATTTTTGACAGGTTGCTTTTCTTCTGGTCAGATCGAAGGAACCCTCATGAAGTCCAGCCTTCTTATGCAACCAGGTAGGTAGTACATTTGATGCTGAAGTTTTgccaggaaaaaacaaagcacgTCTTCTACCAATATCACATAATTTGTATCTAAAATTAAGTCTATTGTGTATTTAAGACATATGTTGCATAAAAAGTAGCCAGATTTTGAATAGAATCATATTTTTCAGTTACTGGAATTTCTCTAATTAAATGAGGAATAGAAAGCTTGAAAGATAAGATACTTcgtgtgacaaaaaaaaagtccttcaCTAGTGACAGAAGTCTTCCAAGTTGGGCATAGTTGTTTAGTTGGGAAATGTTGGGTCACACTTTTGCCCTTATAATACAACAGAGATTCTTGGGGCAGCCGTCTGTCACTAGGCTATGAAAAGCTGATGTGACATAGGGCAGCTCCAAGCTGCCTAAAGGCATcccagaacagaaaagcatgcAGAGGTCTGTAAGCTATTTTGCTCTCTGTTACCAGGGGCTGTGCACTCTTTTATGCTTTCAAGCAGAAATTCTCACCTATATTCCTATCCTACTTGTTTGAATACACATATGAAGGCCTATCTGTATTTGTCTCCAAATATGTGCCATTTGTATCCTTTTTAAATTTATGAATTcaattgttttgttgtttgatttcTCCATAAGAATTAAACTTATTAGCAAAATTTGAACCAAACacaagatttctttcttttatagaTATGCCATGACTGTGTGGTATTTTGATGctgaagaaagagcagaagcaaaaaaaaagttcaggAACTTAACCGGTATGACTTCTACAAAATATTGTAGCTAGAAGAGTAAGACCTTGCTTTTTAGGACTGGTGATCAGACATGAAGTAGGACAGttgtagaagaagaaaataatggcCTGGCCTCAATAACCCTGATAGGGAGTATGGGAGaggtgattttttaaaatttttcttctaaatctaCAACTGAGATGTTAATTTTACCTTAGGAGTAACTTCTGTGTGGATGTGTTCATAATAACCTTGGAATGTGTAGACTATATAAGTCAGAAAGAAacaatgtttataaatacatacGAGCACACCTTTTGGCACAGTTTGCTGGAGTAGCTGTGATAACGATGGTTTCCATGAGCTGCCTGCTTTCAGCTGGTTTCACAGATGGCCTGAAATCATCccagaaacatttctgtggaACCCCAGGATGACCAGACTCCAGCTTTCCGGTCTGCAGCACCTGGTACTGTAGTACTAGCATACAAGTAGGGGACTGAGGATCCTGAATGCTCAAAGCATTGCTGTTTGGATCAGATTCATTTCTGGTCTTTAGGGACTGCCTCAGGCAGTTCCTCAGAATGTGGTATTGaaagtattctttctttttcaaatgtatGCTATTCAGCTGGAGACCATCAAAACCATAATTAGTCAAATGGTTTTTAGAATAGATGTCATTTCTGTAGCTGGCAGGCAGAACAAATGGAGACTTCATTCTTAGATGGGAATATGAGCAAGGGACCaagatttgggaaaaaaattacCACAAATATGGAGTCTCTGAAAGATTATTGGGCTACTTAAATGCTGCATGACTTATATTCAGCATCAAGAGGGTAACAATACAAAACCTTAGTAGAACTGTCTTGTTAACATGTTGTGGATTCGTGTAGCATTTAAGCCTACATGATGAATTCTTATCAAGAGTCTCAAGTGGAAGGACTGTCCATTGAAAACAAACCAtctttattctgtttgtgtttttggaTGAATGCTACTGGAACTTTCTCACTTAACTCTCTGACTTTTCTGGTCTTTTTGATGTAGACGcaaggaagagagaagcagcTCTTAATGAAGACTAACCAATTTCTGAACTTTGTGAAGAAATAGGATCCCAAAGATGACTTCTATTTCCAGTGAACCATGGCACATTTTTGTTATGCACAAGAACGCACTGGTTGTGTCTCTGTCTAGCATGTGCATCTTGTATTGATGGTACTTAAGGCAGCCTCCTGTCGTGCCTGCATCTGGCAGAAGGaacctttattttctatttgcctTTTGCTGGAACAAGTAACCAgggttttaatttaaaaataaataaataaaagggaaaaataaaaaaagcctaGTGGTAGTGGCTCGACCAACTGGCTTTTGATCACTTTTGTAACCAAGGTAACTATCATTGGAACTAGTGAGAAAAACTTGAGTCTTATTTGCActttactggggaaaaaatataaatctaGCTCAATGGAAAGGAGCTTTGCAAGTTTAAAACCTGTGGCAGACTGCTGATGGGCAAGAAGAGATATTGGAAATGTGATAttaaactggattttttttaggATCTCCTATGGTATGTCCCACATGGGCTTGTTCATGGACTGCTCATCAGCTTTGCTGTATGGAATATTGGCTCAGCTCTTCTGTAGAAGGAGTTACCAAACAGACTTCCGTCTTCATCACATTTCTTGGAGTTCAGTTGCTTTTGTTAGAGCTGTGCCACTGCACTTCCCTTTCTGTCCCAGGCTGGAGAGGGAAGTGGCTATGCATCAGTCCACACCTATGTAAAAGCATTCCCTTTCTGTTCTGAGCTAGAttggtttgttttctattttcactgtttgttaAAGCAGCTGTTTCCTCCCAGAAGTTCAGTAAACTTCAAAGGCTGATGGCGCAGAATGCACTGGCTCTAAAGGCCATCAGTTAGGTAGAGTTGAATGTCTTTTTAATGACTCTTCTCCATCAAGCATATTTTGTGTGACACAGATGtgaatctgaaatgaaatatgtcTGGCAGTCTGACAAATGTATGGTAATGACTGTTGAAGTTGATTTCTGTGCTGCTTATCCCTACTTAAGACACTTGTTTAGCTTTGTTTGCATGTGTATGAAATCTGAATGAAACAGTGATTCTGTTTCAATTCTATTATGCCAGGTAACTACTTCTGTTATGTTCAAGCCATGAGATATACAACAGATTATTCAATTGGCAGagcactttgttttttctccatttttttctaaaaactCAATGAGTAACTGTTGAGTTATGTCCAGTGTGTTTAAGCTACAGCCCACAACCAGCACTTACTGTGCTGTTTGGAATAGCTCTTAATGGAGCTGAGAGCTTTTTCTGTGCCACCTGCCCACAGTAGCTGACGTGGCCTTCCTGAGCTGCCAGTCCCCAGACCAGTACATCACACCATGCCAGGCTGTTGTTCTGTCAGTCGGCCTGGGTCTGTTGCACCTCAGCTAGGGAGTGAACAGGAAGTGTGCAGTAGCTGCTATTACATTGCAATGACAAAAGGGTAACAGCTACAAAAGACAAAACCGAAACAAATTCCCTTATGCTAAACAATGATAATAGAAATGGAGTATTTCTTAAGCAGTTCTGTGTTAGTAAAAGCTGGGCATCCTTCAGCCTGTTCTTGAATTTTGAATGTAAATACAGTAGTGCTATGAAACCCCTCAACCTCTCTGTCTTCTCCCAGAGATCCAGCTTTCGTCATGTGGACTGGACTTTGTTCAGCCTGACTGTGCACCTTAGGGGAGGAATATGAGGGAACGTGTCACAAACACTCTTGTAACTCAAAactaggaaaaaacaaataatttgatGTCCTTTAATGTTAGGAAAAACATTCTGCTTCACTTGCATCTAAATAATGCAACATAGACTTGAAAGAAACTTAATGATGACTTGAAATTCTCATTCTGTAATGTTTGTGTGTGGAGAAAGTTAGGTCTCTTCCCCAAGTGTGAGAGGTAACCCTTTGGAAGATGGTAGGTGTCAAATTCTCTGAAAGGGTCAACGAGGGGATTGTTATTTAAaaggtgggagaaaaaaaatctcatcttgTTGTATTGCTATGCAAAATTGATAATGGAACATGAGTTTTAAACTTCTGTGTACTTTTAAGCGAGGCCAAGACAGCTAAAACAGAGCAGGTCAAGTCTCGCTTTGTATTTGGAAACTGTAACATTAAAACAATGCACTAGGAAGATGTTAGTACAAATCTCATTGGAGCCTAGAACAGTGGAAAAATGGTAGGGTGGAAGGGGAAAGGACTTGTATAAAGTTTGGGAAAGAAAGGTACTTTGGTTACTAAGAGCTACCATCTGCcttcagcagtgagcagcaaCACATGGTGGATGGAGGTTGGAACAGTATAGATGCATTTATTGTAAATAAAgtacatgttttcatttttagccTATATCTTCCTGGTCTAGATAGAGAAAACAATTATCCTGTGGCAGAAAACATTGCCTTCTTCTTTGCTAACACTGtagtaaaatacaaaaaacaaacaaaaaacaaaaccaaaaacaacagtTTATGACACAGGATACTGAAACCAATTCCTGTCCTCTGTTCCAGACCTTTGCCCCCTTTCCAGGTCAGTGGAATGGTCTCCTCAAAGATGCTGTAATTTAAttgggtggtggtggggtgaTTGATGGGCATGTAGGAATCCAGTCTAATGTTTTCTACATAGATTTCTCATAGCTGCAAACTGTTCTGTTGGAATGTAATTGTGTGAGAATTCTAGGGTCAGCAGAGGGCATTTCAAGgagattctttcctttctttaggttttgttttcatggcaaAGTGGCTGAAACATTAATGGCCAAAGAGCACTTCTCATCCAGTTTTGAAAAGCCACTTAATTTTTAGTGCTCAAAAGCTTTTCACTTTTAGGTAATGTGCCTTCTTTATTCATATTTGTGAAGATGCTACATGCCACATGTACATGTCGTGTTTCTTTAGGAAATATATTTGCCTTTCCAAATGCAATTTCATTCAAATCAGGGTACATTGGGAAATATGCAGAGCCACCAGGCCACAGTTTCTGATAGATGAGGTTTGttgtgcaggaaggaaaaaggccAGGAGACAGTTGAGTAGTCCAGAGGCTATTTGTAATGAACCTGTAACAAAACTTGCAGGCTTTTTGGGCAAAGCAGCCTCTAATAAGTCTAATTTTCTCTACCTTACTTCTGGTTCTATGACAAATGGCCTCAACAACGTAATGTTTAAAAAGTTCCactttgttttgggtttttttccttttcttcttttctctttaagcAGTTTTAGTCCCTTTCCTACTGAATTTTTTAAAGTTgttggaatatatatatatatatatatatattgctgttGCAAAATAGCTGGCTCTAACACCACTTGCATCTAGAAGAAAATGTATCTATTTGCAGGCAAATAACTAGTTCTACTTTGACTGTTATGTACTCCCAGCAGATATCTGAGAGTGAGTTATGACTACATCTTCTCTTGTCAGGTTGTATGCTGGTCAACAATGCTGGCACTTTGCATTGGATTGATATGGAAACCTGTCGTAGTATTTTATCGTGCATCACATTTTGTGTTCctgttattctttttaaagaaaaagtgtgGCAGAAGTCAATAAACACTGGGTCATGTTAAACGTGGTCCTGTGcaaatcttttttgttttgtgtcttCCTGGGGCTAGGGTTTCAGTGGGCACACACAATGGCATTTGGCTGGATAAAATATTGCACTGAGGTGACACTGTCAGCAGCTGCCACTGTCCCAGCAGCCAGGGCAGAGCTCTGTTTGCTGCCATCAGATTGGCATGTTCTCTTGGTCACTTCCTGCTATTCTAAAGTAATGTACCTTTCTACTGACCCTCTTCTTGAAATGCTTATTTGTTCTCACGTTCCTGTTGAACCAGATAATGTTCTCACGAGTCAATTGTCTTCtgatagctttatttttaacaacatTCATATATACCTCTGCTATTCCTCCAGACTGAATCCCACAGTTTTCTCCTGCAGCCGTGGGGGAGGTTTCTTTATGGAAGATGAATTAGAGCCAAGATATTTTCACTTAGCTGTTGATGAGCTGTGAACTATTCTGATGCTTTTGCAGTATTGTGAATGGTAAAATTTCCACCTCCACCTGAGTGAAGTACTCTATCTATTGTGGAAGGCTTGGATTTGACTCATTTTTTGGGCAGTGGGGAAGAATTCTGGGTAACTTACCATTCCTTTAAACATGTAATTTCCATAAAAGAGTGCTCAGAGCTCATGGCAAAGACCTCTGGAAAGCAGGCAAATTTCTTCTCCTGAGCTTACTCATTATGAAGGAGAGTTTGTCGGGACAGCTCTGGATGAAACTGGCTATTGGCCATCCAGCTGCCAAGAACCTTGctgtcttttctctcagtttggACTAAACTTTCTCCAAAGCAAATATGCTTATAGTAAATTGTTATCTTACAGCTATTTAGGGGTCTTCTTTCCTCCCCCACCTACCAAAAAGGATATGGCTAAATATATT
Coding sequences within:
- the EGLN3 gene encoding prolyl hydroxylase EGLN3, whose translation is MPLGHIMRLDLERLALEYVVPCLHDIGFCYLDNFLGEVVGDCVLERVKRMHRDGELADGQLAGPSRGVAKRHLRGDQIKWIGGTEEGCEAINFLLTLIDRLVMYCGSRLGKYYVKERSKAMVACYPGNGTGYVRHVDNPNGDGRCITCIYYLNKNWDSKLHGGILRIFPEGKSYVADVEPIFDRLLFFWSDRRNPHEVQPSYATRYAMTVWYFDAEERAEAKKKFRNLTDARKREAALNED